In Halobacillus amylolyticus, the following proteins share a genomic window:
- a CDS encoding PucR family transcriptional regulator, with amino-acid sequence MEAKQLILQVEDIHKATELISSKLRKPVIIENKNFELISYSSSIDEFDQTQQKTILSKKCPIFIIDRLKKEGIVQRLESHPDPIRVHPIEELGFHQRVVVAAKHLGHTMGYIWVQESDHLLKDEELSFLEEITPHLGKLIYDVYERINAKEGKREELLWKLLHHEYGSESQVRHDASLAKLTLPERFSVVVFSLATPQHKYMLDYLEKTIYQSSSKKQIHYLKTEFQMILVLYGETGEEFSSRNLAREIIEEVKNEAGEDPFYNFLIGVGKEYTTLDYLRKSFLEALEVIEIANFITPRPESMPREFTKLGIYRYLATLYEKNSSEDYYSDDLLTLIQNDTEKQTDLLRTLEVYLANNGKGKQTANQLFIHPNTLNYRIKKIQELTTIDFNDFNMKTYLYTELLLLNNVEAYYQRYRDAL; translated from the coding sequence ATGGAAGCAAAACAATTGATCCTCCAAGTAGAGGACATTCATAAAGCAACTGAATTGATTAGTTCGAAATTGCGTAAGCCTGTCATTATAGAAAATAAAAATTTTGAATTGATTTCTTATAGTTCCTCCATTGACGAATTTGATCAAACCCAGCAGAAGACCATTCTTTCAAAAAAATGTCCGATTTTTATTATCGATCGGCTGAAGAAGGAAGGAATCGTGCAAAGGCTTGAAAGTCACCCCGATCCGATACGAGTTCATCCTATCGAAGAATTAGGGTTTCATCAGCGTGTCGTGGTGGCTGCCAAGCATCTCGGCCATACAATGGGATATATTTGGGTTCAGGAATCTGACCACCTCCTAAAAGATGAGGAGCTTAGCTTCCTTGAGGAAATTACCCCGCATCTTGGCAAGCTGATCTATGATGTTTATGAAAGGATCAATGCTAAAGAAGGGAAAAGAGAAGAGTTGTTATGGAAGCTTCTTCATCATGAGTACGGAAGTGAAAGTCAAGTCCGTCATGACGCATCCCTAGCCAAACTCACCTTACCTGAGCGTTTTTCCGTTGTCGTTTTTTCCCTGGCAACACCTCAGCATAAATACATGCTCGATTACCTTGAAAAGACAATTTACCAATCATCCAGTAAAAAACAAATTCACTATTTAAAAACAGAATTCCAAATGATTTTAGTCCTTTACGGTGAGACAGGTGAAGAGTTCTCTTCGCGCAATTTAGCCAGGGAAATAATTGAAGAGGTAAAAAATGAAGCAGGAGAAGACCCATTTTACAACTTTTTAATCGGGGTAGGGAAAGAATACACGACTTTAGATTATTTGAGAAAGAGTTTTCTCGAAGCACTTGAAGTGATTGAAATAGCAAACTTTATAACCCCTCGACCTGAATCCATGCCTCGAGAGTTCACCAAGCTGGGGATTTACCGTTACTTAGCAACACTCTATGAAAAAAACAGTTCAGAAGACTATTACAGTGATGATTTATTAACACTCATCCAGAATGATACAGAGAAGCAGACCGATTTACTCCGTACCCTTGAAGTCTATTTGGCCAATAATGGCAAAGGGAAGCAGACAGCCAATCAATTATTCATCCACCCCAACACGTTAAATTATCGAATTAAAAAAATACAAGAACTCACGACGATTGATTTCAATGATTTCAATATGAAAACCTACCTATATACTGAATTGTTGCTGCTTAATAATGTGGAGGCTTATTATCAACGTTATAGGGATGCTTTGTAA
- a CDS encoding proline dehydrogenase: protein MEAISKNFFLYLSNNKLLDRLAKRFGTSFGADKIVGGETFSQAIPLIKQLNHDGLQVTVDHLGEFVESEAESRKRCQEGIETIQAIAHHQLNSEMSLKLTSLGLDISKELVMENMERILEEAEKYDITVTIDMEDSSRCEPTLEIYKALKEKHANLGTVIQSYLYRSNDYVDELQAYDPYLRLVKGAYKESGKVAFVDKQEVDANLKRLIEKNLLNGHYTAVGSHDDAIIDFTKKLVKEHGISKDQFEFQMLYGMRNQTQSDLVKEGYTVRVYLPYGEDWYGYFMRRLAERPANIAFAVKGMFKK from the coding sequence TTGGAAGCCATTAGTAAGAACTTTTTCTTATACCTTTCCAATAACAAGTTATTAGATCGCTTAGCTAAGCGTTTTGGAACAAGTTTTGGGGCTGACAAGATTGTAGGGGGAGAAACATTTTCTCAAGCAATTCCGTTGATTAAGCAGCTGAACCATGATGGGTTGCAAGTTACTGTTGACCACCTTGGGGAATTCGTTGAATCAGAGGCAGAATCAAGAAAGCGCTGTCAAGAAGGGATTGAGACGATCCAGGCGATTGCTCATCATCAATTGAATTCCGAGATGTCTTTAAAATTGACTTCACTTGGCCTTGATATTAGCAAGGAATTGGTCATGGAAAACATGGAACGAATACTTGAGGAAGCTGAAAAATATGATATTACGGTGACCATTGATATGGAGGATTCTTCTAGATGTGAGCCGACCCTTGAGATTTACAAAGCATTAAAAGAAAAACATGCAAATTTGGGAACGGTGATACAATCCTATCTTTATCGTTCCAATGATTACGTAGATGAGCTGCAGGCTTACGATCCTTATTTAAGACTTGTAAAAGGAGCCTATAAGGAATCGGGCAAGGTGGCTTTTGTTGATAAGCAAGAGGTTGATGCAAACTTGAAACGTCTCATCGAGAAGAATCTGTTGAACGGTCATTATACGGCCGTAGGGAGTCATGATGATGCTATTATTGATTTCACTAAAAAATTGGTGAAAGAGCATGGAATTTCAAAGGATCAATTTGAGTTTCAAATGTTATATGGCATGAGAAATCAGACGCAATCTGATCTGGTGAAAGAAGGGTACACTGTAAGGGTTTACCTTCCTTATGGTGAAGATTGGTACGGGTACTTTATGAGGCGTTTAGCTGAAAGACCTGCGAACATCGCCTTTGCTGTCAAAGGAATGTTCAAGAAATAA
- a CDS encoding aryl-sulfate sulfotransferase, with translation MKKIGITIFGLAMIVRAILIFLEMNEDQRVGGGTRTVSADTELINEQDSIENVINTTYSQRNYNFNDPLVIPDPYGIAPLTALVKFETEEPLEITVTVNGKEDAADISETFSGYEKSHEIPVLGLYPDYENTVMIEGKREDGTVITKGLTINTDPLPEDFLTTELIEADREKMENGLTFIIPSSMYAYAVDSNADVRWYSTLPNSHVFKRMENSNLIFLTEKTDKYNQLVEMNMLGQVSNAYVVEHSNYEGWGVIHHDVIELPGGNLLATTHDTSQYIEDEMIEIDRQSGDLVDQLNMRNILPEDFYQEYDGPSEEDGDWFHQNAIWYDELEGDILVSSRHQSTVLEMSYPEGEIDWILAAHEGWPEDYQQYLLEPVGQNFKFPGGPHAVMTLPDQDNNEATKDILLFDNNIAITRGDESVSEEYSRGVQYRINTQEMTVKEIWAYGEQRGKSFYSSIVSDANFLSETGNRLITSGYTNGKDGNMRSIIVEVTDEKPAQVVYELKVTGFEKGSHRQIYRSERMPLYPEGWNFRLGQKD, from the coding sequence GTGAAAAAGATAGGGATAACAATTTTTGGCCTGGCAATGATAGTCCGTGCCATTTTAATTTTTCTAGAGATGAACGAAGACCAGCGAGTGGGTGGAGGAACACGTACAGTATCAGCGGACACGGAGCTGATTAATGAACAAGATTCAATAGAAAATGTAATCAATACTACATATAGCCAGAGAAACTACAATTTTAATGATCCATTGGTCATCCCTGATCCTTATGGGATTGCGCCTTTAACTGCACTGGTCAAGTTTGAGACAGAGGAACCGTTAGAAATAACTGTAACAGTTAATGGAAAAGAGGATGCTGCAGATATTAGCGAGACATTTTCAGGGTATGAGAAAAGTCATGAAATCCCTGTTTTAGGTTTATATCCTGATTATGAAAATACCGTTATGATTGAGGGGAAAAGAGAAGATGGGACTGTTATAACAAAGGGACTCACCATTAACACAGATCCGCTCCCAGAAGATTTCTTGACAACAGAACTCATCGAAGCGGATAGGGAGAAAATGGAGAACGGGCTTACGTTTATTATTCCAAGTAGTATGTACGCCTATGCTGTTGATAGCAATGCCGATGTACGTTGGTATTCAACCCTGCCAAACAGCCACGTATTTAAGAGAATGGAGAATAGCAATCTCATTTTTTTAACAGAGAAAACAGATAAATATAATCAGCTGGTCGAAATGAACATGTTAGGTCAAGTTTCTAATGCTTATGTAGTGGAACACAGCAATTATGAGGGATGGGGGGTCATTCACCATGATGTAATAGAGTTGCCAGGTGGAAACTTGTTGGCCACGACCCATGACACTTCCCAGTATATTGAAGATGAAATGATTGAAATTGACCGCCAATCTGGGGATTTGGTAGATCAGCTTAACATGAGAAACATTCTTCCAGAAGACTTTTATCAAGAGTATGATGGGCCTTCAGAAGAGGATGGCGATTGGTTTCACCAGAATGCGATCTGGTACGATGAGTTGGAAGGGGACATTCTCGTATCGAGCCGCCACCAAAGCACAGTCCTCGAGATGAGTTACCCTGAGGGAGAGATTGACTGGATATTAGCTGCCCATGAAGGGTGGCCGGAAGATTATCAACAATATTTACTAGAACCAGTGGGACAAAATTTTAAATTTCCTGGTGGCCCACATGCCGTGATGACACTACCTGATCAGGATAATAATGAAGCAACAAAAGATATTTTATTGTTTGATAACAATATAGCCATTACAAGAGGGGACGAAAGTGTGAGTGAAGAATACAGCCGTGGGGTCCAATATCGCATTAATACTCAGGAAATGACGGTCAAAGAAATTTGGGCTTACGGTGAACAAAGGGGCAAATCATTCTATTCAAGCATTGTAAGCGATGCCAACTTCCTAAGCGAAACAGGGAATCGCTTAATCACGTCGGGGTACACTAATGGGAAAGACGGTAATATGCGGAGTATTATTGTCGAGGTAACCGATGAGAAACCGGCTCAAGTCGTCTATGAATTGAAAGTGACCGGGTTTGAGAAAGGAAGTCACCGGCAGATATATCGTTCGGAACGGATGCCGCTTTATCCGGAGGGCTGGAACTTTAGGTTAGGACAGAAAGACTAA
- the pruA gene encoding L-glutamate gamma-semialdehyde dehydrogenase: MVTAYKHEPFTDFTVEENKKAFEEALKQVKEELGQKHDLLVNGERIRTDEQIVSTNPANTKQVVGSVSKANKDIAEKAVQSAAEAFKSWKKWDPRARAELLFRAASIIRRRKHEFSAYLVYEVGKPWKEADADTAEAIDFLEYYGRQMIELKDGKPVESRPGEQNRYIYTSTGVAVVIPPWNLAFAIMAGTAVAPLVTGSTVVMKPASNSPVIAAKFVEVLEEAGLPKGVLNFVPGSGGEVGDYLVDHPKTALISFTGSRDVGTRIIKRAAEIQEGQNHLKQVIAEMGGKDTVVVDSNANLETAAEAIVVSAFGFSGQKCSSGSRAVVHEDVYDELLDMVAKRTKELTVGDASQGNVYMGPVVDQSAFDKVMSYIEIGKEEGRLVTGGKGDDSKGYFIEPTIFADLAPDSRMQQEEIFGPVVCFTKAKDFDEAIEIANNTEYGLTGAVISDNREHLEQAKYDFHVGNLYFNRNCTGAIVGYQPFGGFKMSGTDSKAGGPDYLALHMQAKTISEMY; encoded by the coding sequence ATGGTAACTGCTTACAAACATGAACCATTTACAGATTTTACAGTTGAGGAAAATAAAAAAGCTTTTGAAGAAGCGTTGAAGCAAGTGAAAGAGGAATTAGGTCAAAAGCACGATTTACTTGTGAACGGGGAACGGATCCGTACTGATGAACAAATCGTTTCCACGAACCCTGCTAATACAAAACAGGTGGTTGGTTCTGTATCAAAAGCGAATAAGGACATTGCTGAAAAAGCTGTTCAATCGGCTGCAGAAGCCTTCAAAAGCTGGAAAAAGTGGGATCCGAGAGCACGTGCAGAGCTGCTTTTCCGTGCCGCTAGTATTATTAGAAGACGTAAGCATGAATTTTCCGCTTATTTAGTATATGAAGTAGGTAAACCATGGAAAGAAGCGGATGCTGATACAGCGGAAGCGATTGACTTCCTAGAATATTACGGACGTCAAATGATCGAATTGAAAGACGGTAAGCCTGTTGAAAGTCGTCCAGGCGAACAAAACCGCTACATTTATACGTCTACAGGGGTAGCTGTCGTTATTCCACCTTGGAACTTGGCTTTTGCGATTATGGCAGGAACAGCCGTTGCACCGCTTGTAACAGGAAGCACTGTAGTCATGAAGCCTGCTAGTAACAGTCCTGTTATCGCAGCTAAATTCGTTGAGGTACTTGAAGAAGCTGGTCTACCTAAAGGCGTCTTGAACTTTGTACCAGGAAGCGGTGGAGAAGTCGGTGACTATCTTGTTGATCATCCAAAAACAGCACTGATTTCCTTCACAGGCTCACGCGACGTCGGAACTCGTATCATTAAACGTGCCGCTGAAATTCAAGAAGGCCAGAATCATCTGAAACAAGTAATCGCTGAAATGGGCGGTAAGGATACCGTCGTTGTCGATAGCAATGCCAATCTAGAAACGGCTGCTGAAGCGATTGTCGTGTCGGCCTTCGGTTTCTCAGGGCAGAAATGTTCCTCAGGATCTCGCGCCGTCGTCCATGAAGATGTATATGATGAATTGCTCGACATGGTTGCGAAACGCACGAAAGAACTGACAGTTGGCGACGCTTCCCAGGGTAACGTTTATATGGGACCTGTTGTTGACCAAAGTGCTTTTGACAAAGTCATGAGCTATATCGAAATCGGTAAAGAAGAAGGACGTTTAGTAACAGGTGGTAAAGGCGATGATTCTAAAGGATATTTCATCGAACCGACGATCTTTGCTGACCTTGCTCCAGATTCCCGCATGCAGCAAGAGGAAATTTTTGGCCCAGTCGTCTGCTTTACTAAAGCAAAAGATTTTGACGAAGCGATTGAGATTGCCAACAACACAGAGTATGGCTTAACAGGAGCCGTCATTTCCGATAACCGTGAACACCTTGAACAGGCGAAATACGATTTCCATGTCGGTAACCTGTACTTCAACCGTAACTGCACCGGTGCCATTGTCGGCTATCAACCGTTTGGCGGGTTCAAAATGTCCGGTACTGATTCAAAAGCCGGTGGTCCAGATTACTTGGCGCTTCATATGCAAGCGAAGACGATCTCAGAAATGTATTAA